The Thermotoga sp. Ku-13t DNA segment GAGAGTCCTCGACAACGTCCGCCAGCTCTGCCACCCTCCTGAAAAACTTCAGAAGATTTCTGTTGGACCTCGAAAGCGATAGCGAGTACAAAAAAAACGCTGTCGCTGCCGCTGCGGCGACGAAGAGCAGGACTAACACGAATTATTCTTCCTTCCCCGGATCTCTGAACTTGTAACCTTTGCCCCTCACAGTGATTATGTACTTCGGATTGGACGGATCTTCTTCGATCTTCGTTCTCAGCCTTCTGATGTGTACGTCCACTGTTCGTGTGTCACCGTAGTAGTCGTAACCCCAGAGCTTGTCGAGCAAAACGTCCCTGCTGAAGACTTTACCTTCATTCTCGGCAAGGAACCTCAGAAGCTCAAACTCGAGTGGCGTCAGGGCGACCTTTTGACCATTGACCCTGACTTCATACCTTTCGACATCGATTTCCAGACCCTTTGCCACGATCTTCTTCGGTCTCTCCTCGCGCTCCTGGGCGCTCAGCTGGATCCTTCTGAAAATCGCCTTCACGCGTGCGATCATCTCCCTGACGCTGAATGGTTTTGTGACGTAATCATCCGCGCCGAGCTCCAGACCAAGAACTTTGTCGAACTCCTCGCCCTTCGCGCTCAGGAATATGACGGGTGCATTCTTGTACTTCTCCATGGATCTGAGCTGCCTGACGAGTTCAAAGCCGTCCATCTGCGGGAGCATGATGTCCACGATGAACATGTCCACGTTCTCGTTCGTGGCGACCTTGAGTGCTTCCTCTCCGTCGTAAGCTTTGAGCACATCGTAGCCTTCGCGCGCCAGGTTGTAACTCACAAGCTCGATGATCGAAGGATCGTCATCGACAACCAGAATCTTCTTCTTGGCCATGGCCACACCCTTTCGGGTACACCTCCTTTCACGAACATTCACCGTGTTAACATTATAACAGACAAGTGAATGAAGTGCCAGAGTCTTTCCTACTCGTTTCTGTCACATTTCTCCAACCTGAGCGAGAAAATCCAGAAGGAATCCTTTTAAATAGCAAGAAAATTCTTCCATGATCTGTACCGTGATGTTCTTCAAACCTTTCAACCGTTCTGTGCTGGCTTCAAAGTCGTTCCAGGACAGAACTTTATCGAGTCCTGGGTAGACCGTTTCGAACATCTTGTCCACATCGTACAGTTTCCTCAGGCCAAGCAACCGAACACGCTGAATGAGTTCTCTAAGATTCCTGGTACGTTTCGGTTGCGCTTCAACGATTGCTTTCACAGTTTCTTCATCCTTGAGGTACAGCAAATAAGCCAGATACTCATCGTAGGAGAAGTGTCTGTACGCGAGTTCCATACCCTTGTTTCTGTTCCAGAGAAGGCTTTCAAGAACGTCTCCCAATCTACCAGGCGCGTTGTGGTAAGGCATCGACAGATCTTCGAGATGGTGGACGGCCCTCGCGAGGAACCTGTAGCCCCAGTAACGATCGCCTTTTCGAAAAGCTTCTCTGGACATCTCAACGAAGTACAGGAAAGACTCGCTGCCCTCGAAGAAATCGAAGAACAGGAGTTTGTATTTCATGTGCCTCACACCCTGGCTGTTGCCTATGATGGACTGAAGTTTCGACAGATTCAAACCTTCGTCCATGCCGAGGTCAGGCTCCACAGAGTAAACCGTCAGCACCTGCCAGACGGGCACTCTGCCCCCGATCGGTGTCGGGTCCGGAGGGTAGAACTTTGCCCAGGCTGGAACAAAGTTGCTCACGAACCGACCGCAGATGTCGTCCAGCACCAATCTTTCGGTGTTGTAGATCCTCTTTTCCTCGTAACTGTAAGGTGTTATCTGTATCAACTCGTTGGCGTTGGGAAGGGCAGATTTCACAATCAAATAGGTGAGTGTTTCGTGCGCAGACCAGGAAAAAGCCATAACGACCAGGAGCAAAAACGATGCGACCGCCAACCTTCTCATAATCGTCACCCCCAAGAAGAATTTATCATGTTCGGTGAAAGACTGGGCATACGAAAGCAAAAGAGAGCATACGTGAGCATACGTGAGAAAGAGAAAGTAGAACCATATTTGGTCGAGATTAATTCCTGTTGGCTAAGGATTGCCATATTTTGCCAGACTTTGAATTTTTTAGCACAAGTGTTATCATGTTGTTGCGTAGAAAGGAGGAACCCTGCATGAGGAGCCAGGACTACATCGATCTGGAATACGCGTACGGTGCGCACAACTACAAACCAATCCCTGTTGTCATCGATAGAGCTGAACGGGTTTGGGTTTGGGACGTGGAGGGAAAAAGGTATCTGGACATGCTGTCGTCTTACTCGGCTCTGAACCACGGTCACAGGCATCCAAGAATAATCAAAGCACTGGAACAGCAGCTTCAGAAGGTCACGCTCACGTCGCGCGCCTTTCACAACAGCGTTCTCGGCCTCTTTGAAGAGAAGCTCGCGAAATTTGCAGGTTACGATAAGGTCCTTCCCATGAACACGGGAGCAGAGGCGGTGGAAAGCGCCCTCAAGGTTGCAAGAAAATGGGCATACTACAAACGCGGAATTCCAATGAACGAGGGCAACATCATCGTCGCGGAAGGCAACTTCCACGGTCGAACGATCACCATAGTCTCGTTCTCGACGGAACACCAGTACAGAGACGGGTTCGGACCGTACACACCAGGTTTCAAGATCGCTCCGTTCGGAGATGCGAAAGCCGTCGAAGCTCTCATCGACGAGCGCACGCTTGGCATACTCGTTGAACCGATTCAAGGTGAAGGCGGTGTGCGTGTGCCACCTCATGGATATCTTGCAGAACTTAGAAAGATCGCAACAAAACACAGAATCTTGCTCATGTTCGATGAAATACAGACGGGACTGGGTAGGACTGGAAAGATGTTCGCGTGGCAGTGGGAAGACGCCAAACCAGACGTGCTCATACTCGGAAAGGCTCTCGGAGGAGGAGTTTACCCGGTCTCCGCGGTGCTGACAAGCAACGACGTGATGGACGTGTTGAAACCTGGAGATCACGGTTCAACCTTCGGAGGCAATCCACTGGCGGCCGCAGTGGGTATCGCGGCGATAGACGTTCTCGTTGAAGAGAAACTGGACGAGCGGGCGAAAGTTTTGGGTGAGTACTTCATGGATCAGCTCAGAAAGATCAGGAGTGATTACGTCAAGCAAATCAGAGGAAAAGGCTTGCTGATAGGTGTCGAGATAAAGAAGGAGTTCGGTACGGCGCGACCTTTTTGCGAAAAACTCGCACAGCTGGGAATACTGTGCAAGGAGACTCACGAACAGGTCATAAGATTCGCCCCACCACTGGTCATAGAAAAAGACGAAATCGACTGGGCACTCGAGAGGATCGAAAGAGTGCTGACAGAACCCATCCAGGTGCAAACGAAGGTTGCAAAGCTGGCCTGATGAAAACTGCGGGGGGGCCGGCTTGGCCCCCTTTTAGACTTTCTTCAGATCCGTTGAGGGATATTCGCCTTCCGGTGCCCTCCTGTAAAGTTTCCTTCAACTCATCTGCGCACCTATTACGCTAAGATTTTTCCGAGAGAAGCTCGAGGGGGAGTTTGGCATGAAACCTTTCATCGTGCTCCTGGGTGCTTCCGAAAGGAAGTATGGTTGTTCGTCCCAGTTGCTTCACATCGCTGCGGAGGGCGTTCGAGATGCCCATGGTGATTTTGAGATCCTTTACCTTCCAGACTACAGCATAAAACCTTGCATAGGCTGCGTCTCAGACGAGGAAAAGCTCTGTAGATATCCGTGTTTGATCCAGGATGACGACTTCAACAGGATCGCTTCTAAACTCGTTGAAGCCAACGGTTTCGTGATAGCCACACCGGTCTACTGGTACGCCCCAAACGGAATTTTGAAAAATTTCATCGACAGGCTCACGAGCCTGGAGGCCATGATCGACCACGTGGGTAAAAGCTTGCTCGAAGGAAAGGTGGCCGGATTCATCGCAACAGGGTCCGACAGCGGCGTCATGATGGCCATATCTTACCTGGCCATCACGTTCAACAGCATGGGCGTTCACGTTGTACCCTGGTCTATGGCTTACACACACACGCAAGATCCAACAACAGACGTTCAGGCGATGATGGATGCGTACAACGTTGGTCTGCTGGTGACGAAAACGGCACGAGTGCTGATGGAGTATGAACCGATAGGATACGAACCCAACGTGGACTTGGAAAGGTTGAAAAGAAAGGTGCTGGAAGTGAGACAGCGTTTCACTGAACAGAGGGTGCTCAGACTCGAGAAGTTCGGGCTCTCGAAAGGAGAGTGAAGGAAGTATGTGGTCTGTGACGAGCTTCGCCAGGTTCGTCGTTCCAACCGAAGTTAAGATCAGTCCCGATGGAAACTGGATCGCTTACACTGTCAAGAGGATAGTTCCAGAGAAAAACAAAAGTGTCAGGCAGGTTGTTCTATACAGACTCGATACTGGAGAGCGTTTCTTTTTACCTGAGGACACCTCGAAACCCAAATTCTCGCCGAGTTCAAGAAAACTGGCTTATCTGAAAAAGGACGAAGAAAAGAGCTGTCTCTGCGTGATGGAACTGGCCAACTTCTCAACCTACACGTTGACGGCGGCGGAGTCCATAAGCTCTTTCGACTGGTCATTCGACGAGCGCAGATTGTTCGTGATAACTCCGAAGAAGAGGCGTGACCCTGACCTGTACTTTGAAACGCGCATCCCGATTTGGTTCGATGCGAAAGGCTTCTTAGACGACCAGACGAACGTGTTTCACATCTTCGACACCGAATCATGCCAGGAACTCGACCAGTTCGAGGAGAGAAACTTAACTCACGCGTTCTGGGGGAAAGCCGGCATCGTGTACACGATCCATCACGAGAGAGAACCGTTCACCCGTTTCGATGTCGTCCTGTACGATGGAAGAGGCAAAAGGTTGATACTCCAGGACGTCGGTCTCATCGCGACGGGGGAGTCACAGTGGGGGTTGATACTGCTCGGAAGGAAGAAAAAGAACGCCTTCGAGCACGATTATGTTTATCTTCTCAAAGATCGAGAACTCGTTCCACTCACCGAGGAGTACGGCTTGGATAACTCCGGTCACATAAGCTTGGAAGTCTGGGCGGCAGACGGTGAAACTTATCCCATCGCGTCTGGAAGATGGGTTTACTTCAAGAGTGGGGAAAGAGGGAACGTGAAACTGGAGAGGATCGATTTGTCGTCGAAGAAAAAAGAGACCATCCTCTCTGAAGGAGCGGTGAGCTGTTTCGATGCAAGCGAAGATGGAAAGGTCGTTTATGTGTCGGTGAACGATGGAGAGGGAGCTGAGGTGTACGTGCACCGTGAAGGGCGCAGTGAGAGGGTCACAGCCCTCAACGAACAGTTCCTCTCTACCCTGAAGGTGAGGAAACTGAACCATTTCGAATACTTAAGCTTCGACGGTACGAAGATCGATGGATGGTACCTCAAGCCCGACAATTCTCCGGCTCCATTGATCGTCTTCGTCCACGGCGGTCCAAAAGGTGCATACGGAAAATGTCTCTATTTCATGGGCCAGCTCCTCGCGCAGGAAGGATT contains these protein-coding regions:
- a CDS encoding response regulator transcription factor, producing MAKKKILVVDDDPSIIELVSYNLAREGYDVLKAYDGEEALKVATNENVDMFIVDIMLPQMDGFELVRQLRSMEKYKNAPVIFLSAKGEEFDKVLGLELGADDYVTKPFSVREMIARVKAIFRRIQLSAQEREERPKKIVAKGLEIDVERYEVRVNGQKVALTPLEFELLRFLAENEGKVFSRDVLLDKLWGYDYYGDTRTVDVHIRRLRTKIEEDPSNPKYIITVRGKGYKFRDPGKEE
- the rocD gene encoding ornithine--oxo-acid transaminase — encoded protein: MRSQDYIDLEYAYGAHNYKPIPVVIDRAERVWVWDVEGKRYLDMLSSYSALNHGHRHPRIIKALEQQLQKVTLTSRAFHNSVLGLFEEKLAKFAGYDKVLPMNTGAEAVESALKVARKWAYYKRGIPMNEGNIIVAEGNFHGRTITIVSFSTEHQYRDGFGPYTPGFKIAPFGDAKAVEALIDERTLGILVEPIQGEGGVRVPPHGYLAELRKIATKHRILLMFDEIQTGLGRTGKMFAWQWEDAKPDVLILGKALGGGVYPVSAVLTSNDVMDVLKPGDHGSTFGGNPLAAAVGIAAIDVLVEEKLDERAKVLGEYFMDQLRKIRSDYVKQIRGKGLLIGVEIKKEFGTARPFCEKLAQLGILCKETHEQVIRFAPPLVIEKDEIDWALERIERVLTEPIQVQTKVAKLA
- a CDS encoding flavodoxin family protein, with protein sequence MKPFIVLLGASERKYGCSSQLLHIAAEGVRDAHGDFEILYLPDYSIKPCIGCVSDEEKLCRYPCLIQDDDFNRIASKLVEANGFVIATPVYWYAPNGILKNFIDRLTSLEAMIDHVGKSLLEGKVAGFIATGSDSGVMMAISYLAITFNSMGVHVVPWSMAYTHTQDPTTDVQAMMDAYNVGLLVTKTARVLMEYEPIGYEPNVDLERLKRKVLEVRQRFTEQRVLRLEKFGLSKGE
- a CDS encoding S9 family peptidase: MWSVTSFARFVVPTEVKISPDGNWIAYTVKRIVPEKNKSVRQVVLYRLDTGERFFLPEDTSKPKFSPSSRKLAYLKKDEEKSCLCVMELANFSTYTLTAAESISSFDWSFDERRLFVITPKKRRDPDLYFETRIPIWFDAKGFLDDQTNVFHIFDTESCQELDQFEERNLTHAFWGKAGIVYTIHHEREPFTRFDVVLYDGRGKRLILQDVGLIATGESQWGLILLGRKKKNAFEHDYVYLLKDRELVPLTEEYGLDNSGHISLEVWAADGETYPIASGRWVYFKSGERGNVKLERIDLSSKKKETILSEGAVSCFDASEDGKVVYVSVNDGEGAEVYVHREGRSERVTALNEQFLSTLKVRKLNHFEYLSFDGTKIDGWYLKPDNSPAPLIVFVHGGPKGAYGKCLYFMGQLLAQEGFFVLYTNPRGSDNYDEKFALAVKERTGMEDFKDILSGVEELKKREAISDIGITGISYGGFMTNWAITQTDMFKAAVSENGISYWFTSYAFSDIGFWFDKSLIGDDPLLNENYRKLSPIFYAKNVKTPLLLIHSLEDYRCPLDQSLMFYHVLKDLGKEVYIAIFKKGAHSHSVQASYSHRLKRYKLILEFFKQKLLLKRDTFDPTECFKTD